Proteins encoded within one genomic window of Candidatus Binatia bacterium:
- a CDS encoding peptidylprolyl isomerase: MFVTGEARAEGKNPMVLMSTSVGDIKIELYEDKAPVTVKNFLGYVNDKFYDGTIFHRVIPNFMIQGGGFDKDMKQKPAKAPIKNEAGNGLKNVTGTLAMARTGVVDSATGQFFINVKDNDSLNHRDEAAGFGYAVFGKVVEGMDVVQKIEHVQTARKGGFDD; this comes from the coding sequence ATGTTCGTGACCGGAGAGGCACGAGCGGAAGGGAAGAATCCAATGGTACTGATGTCGACATCAGTCGGTGACATCAAGATCGAACTCTACGAAGACAAGGCACCGGTGACGGTGAAGAACTTCCTCGGGTACGTGAACGACAAGTTCTACGACGGGACCATCTTTCATCGGGTGATCCCGAATTTCATGATCCAGGGCGGCGGTTTCGACAAGGACATGAAGCAGAAGCCGGCCAAGGCGCCGATCAAGAACGAGGCCGGCAACGGCTTGAAGAACGTGACCGGTACGCTGGCGATGGCGCGCACGGGCGTGGTGGACAGCGCCACAGGGCAGTTCTTCATCAACGTGAAGGACAACGACTCCCTCAATCACCGTGACGAGGCGGCGGGGTTCGGTTACGCTGTGTTCGGGAAAGTGGTCGAGGGGATGGACGTGGTGCAAAAGATCGAACACGTGCAAACGGCGAGGAAGGGCGGCTTTGACGACG
- a CDS encoding alkyl sulfatase dimerization domain-containing protein: MDGLYYFRDTPERIADGIHLISAFGNSACIETTDGLVIVDTCVRPMGARLLEQIRRISDQPIRYVVYTHGHFDHAFGVWALLEEAERRGRPRPQIVGHELVPKRFDRYLELDGLHDHINRIQFALPPQAKVVVPEQFYYPDIVYRDGMALRLGGLTFYLHHAMGETDDATWVWIPERRTVCTGDLFLWSCPNIGNPFKVQRYEVEWAEGLEAIAAREPLALAPGHGPAIVGSDAVRDACLDTARALRWLHHEVVRRLNQGMWTEQILAEVNALPPDLASKPYLQPIYGCPTFIVHGILRRHSGWFDGNPSHLFPAATSAVAKEVVELAGAPELLKRARALQQAGSIQLALHLVDLVIDGGDHNLGKEALQLKSDLLAARADAEPSFIARNIFKNGAAAAAADATERS; this comes from the coding sequence ATGGACGGACTGTATTATTTCCGCGACACACCCGAGCGCATTGCCGACGGCATTCATTTGATCTCGGCGTTCGGCAACTCGGCCTGCATCGAAACTACGGACGGGTTGGTCATCGTCGACACCTGTGTCCGTCCGATGGGAGCGCGTTTGTTGGAGCAGATCCGTCGCATCTCCGATCAGCCGATACGCTACGTGGTGTACACCCACGGCCACTTCGATCATGCCTTCGGGGTCTGGGCGCTGCTCGAAGAAGCGGAGCGGCGCGGCCGTCCACGACCCCAGATTGTGGGGCACGAGTTGGTCCCGAAACGGTTCGACCGCTATCTGGAGCTGGACGGCCTGCACGACCACATCAACCGCATTCAATTTGCCCTTCCCCCGCAGGCCAAGGTGGTGGTGCCCGAGCAGTTCTACTACCCCGACATCGTGTACCGCGACGGCATGGCGTTGCGGCTGGGCGGGCTCACCTTCTACCTGCACCACGCCATGGGCGAAACAGACGACGCCACCTGGGTCTGGATTCCCGAACGGCGAACGGTATGCACCGGTGATCTCTTCCTGTGGTCGTGCCCCAACATCGGCAATCCCTTCAAGGTGCAACGGTACGAAGTGGAATGGGCCGAGGGGCTCGAAGCCATCGCCGCTCGTGAGCCGCTCGCCCTCGCCCCTGGCCACGGACCGGCCATCGTCGGAAGCGATGCCGTTCGCGATGCCTGCCTCGATACCGCCCGAGCCCTCCGCTGGTTGCACCACGAGGTGGTACGCCGCCTCAACCAGGGCATGTGGACGGAACAGATCCTCGCTGAGGTCAACGCCTTGCCGCCGGACTTGGCCAGCAAGCCGTACTTGCAGCCCATCTATGGTTGTCCGACATTCATCGTTCACGGGATCCTGCGCCGCCACAGTGGATGGTTCGACGGCAACCCGTCGCACCTGTTCCCGGCAGCGACCAGCGCCGTCGCCAAGGAAGTCGTCGAACTGGCCGGTGCACCGGAACTCTTGAAGCGAGCCCGTGCGCTCCAACAGGCCGGTAGTATCCAGCTCGCACTGCACCTCGTTGATCTGGTCATAGACGGCGGCGACCACAACCTGGGCAAAGAAGCCCTGCAGCTGAAGAGCGACCTGCTCGCCGCACGTGCCGACGCCGAACCAAGCTTCATTGCGCGGAACATTTTCAAGAACGGTGCGGCCGCCGCGGCGGCAGACGCGACAGAGCGTAGCTGA